In the genome of Cheilinus undulatus linkage group 6, ASM1832078v1, whole genome shotgun sequence, one region contains:
- the prdx3 gene encoding thioredoxin-dependent peroxide reductase, mitochondrial, with product MAATIGRLLRTSTRVATACHHGLSGSARTLISPALQKAAFSTCTSKWAAAVTQPAPDFKATAVLNGEFKEMSLADFRGKYLVLFFYPLDFTFVCPTEIISFSDKANEFHDVNCEVVGVSVDSHFTHLAWTNTPRKTGGLGKIHIPLLADLNKQISRDYGVLLEGPGIALRGLFIIDPHGVVKHMSVNDLPVGRCVEETLRLVKAFQFVETHGEVCPASWTPDSPTIKPTPEGSKEYFEKVN from the exons ATGGCGGCCACCATTGGAAGACTCCTCAGGACCTCT ACAAGGGTTGCAACAGCCTGTCACCATGGACTATCTGGGTCAGCAAGAACTCTCATCAGTCCTGCACTTCAAAAAGCTGCTTTCTCTACCT GCACATCCAAATGGGCCGCTGCTGTCACCCAGCCTGCTCCAGACTTTAAGGCCACAGCAGTCCTCAACGGGGAGTTCAAGGAGATGAGCCTAGCTGATTTCAGGGGAAAATACCTGGTCCTCTTCTTCTACCCGCTGGATTT CACCTTTGTGTGTCCAACAGAAATCATCTCATTCAGTGACAAGGCCAATGAGTTTCATGATGTGAACTGTGAGGTGGTCGGTGTCTCTGTTGACTCTCACTTCACCCACCTTGCATGGACCAACACCCCTCGCAAG ACTGGAGGTTTGGGGAAAATCCATATCCCTCTGCTGGCAGATCTCAACAAGCAGATCTCCAGAGACTATGGGGTGCTGCTGGAGGGTCCAGGCATCGCCCTGAG GGGCCTGTTCATTATTGATCCACACGGTGTGGTGAAGCACATGAGTGTGAATGACCTTCCTGTGGGCCGCTGTGTAGAGGAGACGCTACGTTTGGTCAAAGCGTTTCAGTTTGTGGAAACCCACGGTGAAGTATGTCCAGCCAGCTGGACCCCAGACTCTCCAACG ATCAAACCAACCCCAGAAGGTTCAAAGGAGTACTTTGAAAAAGTCAACTAA